A single region of the Bacillus cereus genome encodes:
- a CDS encoding CAP domain-containing protein, which yields MKKVLRIVIITFLILAVDLYGKLLVSQYILTPSHSKQENKIVKKKKQINEETSDTVLNMIGGDSENLLAKWGEPSRIEPSAYGYEWWVYNQDLTQYVQFGVAERKVVTAYVAGEQVKVTPYHINEKYEEVYKKNPISHEISLKRGKNSYQFELSDTEVMEQPLIPVEDGWAQLYFDHFTHELVGVRYMDDETLLRQRPYQLVYSGELIAEQPLTPEKVKQVENGNMQQILDLTNIIRSRHELPLLTWDQQTADVAFGHSKDMKDNNYFSHDSPTFGTLGDRLQRGQVAFQLAGENIAAQHSDGIAAVQGWLNSEGHRKNLLNEQFTGLGVGVYDKFYTQNFIRK from the coding sequence TTGAAAAAAGTATTACGTATCGTAATCATTACATTTTTAATTTTAGCTGTGGATTTATACGGGAAATTACTCGTTTCGCAATATATATTAACCCCATCTCACTCTAAGCAAGAAAATAAAATTGTGAAAAAGAAAAAGCAAATAAATGAAGAAACCTCAGACACAGTTTTAAATATGATTGGTGGGGACTCTGAGAATTTATTAGCAAAGTGGGGCGAACCGTCTCGAATAGAGCCGTCTGCTTATGGATATGAATGGTGGGTGTATAATCAAGATTTAACTCAGTATGTTCAATTTGGAGTTGCTGAACGTAAAGTTGTAACGGCGTATGTTGCTGGTGAACAAGTTAAGGTGACACCTTATCATATAAATGAAAAGTATGAAGAAGTATATAAAAAGAATCCGATTTCACATGAGATTTCATTAAAAAGAGGGAAAAATAGTTATCAATTTGAGTTATCTGATACAGAAGTAATGGAACAACCACTAATACCTGTAGAAGATGGATGGGCACAATTATACTTTGATCATTTTACTCATGAGCTTGTTGGTGTTCGTTATATGGATGATGAAACTTTATTACGCCAAAGACCCTATCAGCTTGTTTATTCAGGAGAATTAATAGCGGAACAACCATTGACTCCAGAAAAAGTGAAGCAAGTAGAAAATGGAAATATGCAGCAAATTCTAGATTTAACAAATATTATTCGAAGTCGTCATGAATTACCATTGTTAACATGGGATCAACAAACGGCAGACGTTGCATTTGGCCATAGTAAAGATATGAAGGATAATAATTATTTTTCCCATGACTCGCCTACTTTTGGTACGTTAGGAGATCGCTTGCAACGTGGTCAAGTAGCTTTTCAACTTGCTGGTGAGAATATAGCGGCGCAACATAGTGATGGAATTGCAGCGGTACAAGGCTGGTTAAATAGTGAAGGTCACAGAAAAAATTTATTAAATGAGCAATTCACTGGATTAGGTGTTGGGGTATACGATAAGTTTTATACTCAAAACTTTATTCGAAAATAA
- a CDS encoding YugN family protein, whose amino-acid sequence MQFTNTKFNDAVVDLTLLTEIMENNHFVLAGQWDYERITYDYKFEILKDVYYLRVQGFAVEGDIGGRHAQVKLLPPLLGKHYYPHGVEYGDDEIFPTNVLQKSEQLLQNIEKELKEFQIIE is encoded by the coding sequence ATGCAATTTACAAATACGAAGTTTAATGATGCAGTCGTAGATTTAACTCTTTTAACTGAAATCATGGAAAACAACCATTTTGTACTCGCTGGACAGTGGGATTATGAACGCATTACATATGATTATAAATTTGAAATCTTAAAGGATGTTTATTATTTACGTGTACAAGGTTTTGCTGTTGAGGGTGACATCGGCGGTAGACACGCTCAAGTAAAACTATTACCCCCCTTATTAGGAAAACATTATTATCCTCATGGCGTTGAATATGGTGATGATGAGATTTTCCCAACGAATGTACTTCAAAAAAGCGAACAACTCCTACAAAATATTGAAAAAGAATTGAAAGAATTTCAGATTATTGAATAA
- the ctaG gene encoding cytochrome c oxidase assembly factor CtaG, with protein MSNLWIFGFQALWSPIFLLFMLSILIGYFLIIGPYRTRFENATKVSKKQIFYFTTGIVLLYFVKGGPIDLIGHIIFSAHMFEMAIMYIAVPPLLLLGIPVWLYQYITSFKFVQIVLKFFAKPLIALFVFNGLFSFYHLPVVFDTVKQSQIAHPICLAILFFAAIMMWWPMLNPLPEYQTLSDIKKLGYMFANGILLTPACALIIFATAPLFATYTDPAAWMKAMELCVPAGTLSDLNITGPEFLHWMPVVQDQQTGGIIMKIVQEIVYGTIIGYVFFKWARREREKDKEQLQELPPYLQTK; from the coding sequence ATGAGTAACTTGTGGATATTTGGTTTTCAAGCTCTATGGAGTCCGATCTTTTTATTATTTATGCTTTCGATTCTTATTGGGTACTTTTTAATTATTGGACCATATAGAACGCGATTTGAAAATGCGACGAAGGTAAGTAAGAAGCAAATTTTTTATTTTACGACTGGGATTGTCCTCTTGTATTTTGTAAAGGGAGGACCTATTGATTTAATTGGTCATATTATATTTAGCGCGCATATGTTCGAAATGGCAATAATGTATATTGCAGTTCCCCCGTTATTACTGCTAGGTATACCTGTATGGTTATATCAATATATTACTTCTTTTAAGTTCGTTCAAATTGTGCTAAAGTTTTTTGCAAAACCGCTTATTGCGTTGTTCGTATTTAACGGTCTGTTTTCCTTTTATCATTTGCCAGTTGTTTTTGATACAGTAAAACAAAGTCAAATAGCGCATCCTATTTGCCTTGCTATATTGTTTTTTGCAGCAATAATGATGTGGTGGCCGATGTTGAATCCATTGCCGGAATATCAAACGTTAAGTGATATAAAGAAGCTTGGTTACATGTTTGCTAATGGTATTTTATTAACACCAGCTTGTGCATTAATAATTTTTGCGACTGCACCATTATTTGCAACATATACGGATCCGGCCGCTTGGATGAAGGCGATGGAACTTTGTGTACCAGCGGGTACTTTATCAGATTTAAATATAACCGGACCAGAATTTTTACATTGGATGCCAGTAGTACAAGACCAACAAACAGGCGGTATCATTATGAAAATTGTCCAGGAAATAGTGTACGGTACGATTATCGGCTATGTGTTCTTTAAATGGGCACGTAGAGAGCGTGAAAAGGATAAAGAGCAGTTGCAAGAGTTACCGCCTTATTTGCAGACAAAATAA
- the ctaF gene encoding cytochrome c oxidase subunit IVB: MAIRQTNNPKVDLVYRKRKSAEEMKHQVITFTLMIFLTLVAFVAVAYPKTFSPTFSVPFILLLAVVQVIFQLYYFMHMSHKGHEAASFFLYSGLLIGLITILAFMTIVWI; encoded by the coding sequence ATGGCGATAAGGCAAACGAATAATCCTAAAGTTGATCTTGTTTATCGGAAGAGAAAAAGTGCGGAGGAGATGAAGCATCAAGTTATTACGTTTACATTAATGATTTTTTTAACATTAGTTGCATTTGTAGCAGTTGCATATCCGAAAACTTTTAGTCCGACTTTCTCTGTACCGTTTATTTTACTATTAGCAGTGGTACAAGTAATTTTTCAATTGTATTATTTTATGCATATGAGTCATAAAGGACATGAAGCAGCAAGTTTCTTTCTTTATTCTGGTCTGTTAATAGGGTTAATTACAATTTTAGCTTTTATGACGATCGTGTGGATTTGA
- the ctaE gene encoding cytochrome c oxidase subunit III — MHVDEKLTNETFPAEPEKATLEGKNKFVGFWLFLGGETVLFASLFGTYLALKNSTNGGPTSQEMFQMPLVFIMTMLLLTSSLTSVYAMYHMKNFNFKKMQLWLLVTVLLGLGFLGFEIYEFYHYTHEFKHTMRSSAFGSAFYALVGTHGLHVLFGLCWILTLIFRNAKRGLNLYNAPKFYVASIYWHFIDVVWVFIFTVVYLMGMVG, encoded by the coding sequence ATGCATGTAGATGAAAAATTAACGAATGAAACATTTCCAGCAGAGCCTGAAAAAGCAACCCTTGAGGGGAAAAATAAGTTTGTCGGTTTTTGGTTATTTCTTGGAGGCGAAACGGTGTTGTTCGCTTCCTTATTCGGCACATATTTAGCGTTAAAGAACTCTACAAATGGCGGACCAACATCTCAAGAGATGTTTCAAATGCCACTCGTTTTCATCATGACGATGCTTTTGTTAACAAGTAGTTTAACGAGTGTATATGCAATGTATCATATGAAAAATTTCAACTTTAAGAAAATGCAACTTTGGTTACTTGTAACAGTGCTGCTAGGCTTAGGATTTTTGGGGTTTGAAATATATGAGTTTTATCATTATACGCATGAATTTAAGCATACTATGAGAAGTAGTGCATTTGGTTCTGCATTCTATGCTCTTGTTGGTACACACGGGCTCCACGTGTTGTTTGGATTATGTTGGATTTTGACATTAATCTTTAGAAATGCGAAGCGTGGTTTAAATTTATACAACGCACCAAAGTTTTATGTTGCATCAATTTATTGGCACTTTATTGACGTAGTTTGGGTGTTTATTTTCACTGTAGTATATTTAATGGGAATGGTGGGATAA
- the ctaD gene encoding cytochrome c oxidase subunit I has product MSSVAKKQGVGAVIWDYLTTVDHKKIAILYLIAGGVFFIIGGIEALFIRLQLAIPNNAFLVGDAYNQVLTMHGTTMIFLAAMPLVFAFMNAAVPLQIGARDVAFPFLNSLGFWLFFFGGVFLNLSWFLGGAPDAGWTSYASLALASKGHGVDFYVLGLQISGIGTLIGGINFLVTIINMRAPGMTYMRMPMFTWTTFVTSSLILFAFPPLTVGLGLLMLDRLFGTSFFNPALGGNTIIWEHLFWIFGHPEVYILILPAFGIFSEIFATFSKKRLFGYSSMVFATVLIGFLGFMVWAHHMFTVGLGPVANAIFSVATMAIAVPTGIKIFNWLFTMWGGSIRFTTPMMWAVAFIPSFVMGGVTGVMLASAPADYQFHDNYFVVAHFHYVIVGGVVFGLLAGAHYYWPLMFNKVLNETLGKITFWLFFIGFHLTFFIQHFLGLIGMPRRYYTYLEGQGLEMGNMISSIGAVFMALGTIVLLFNVIKTTVSKEKAGRDPWDARTLEWTMPAPTPEYNFKQLPFVRGLDPFWIEKREGNKEMTAAEPVGDIHMPNPSFSPFIISLGLFIAAFGAMYMQGGKDKFWLLVAIIGLIITFGTMFLRSVVDDHGYHIHKEDLEDKGGKA; this is encoded by the coding sequence GTGAGTTCTGTAGCAAAAAAACAGGGGGTGGGTGCTGTCATATGGGATTATTTAACGACAGTAGACCATAAAAAGATTGCCATTCTCTATTTAATTGCAGGTGGAGTATTTTTTATAATAGGCGGAATAGAAGCGCTATTTATTCGCCTTCAGTTAGCGATTCCTAACAATGCTTTTCTTGTTGGGGATGCTTATAATCAAGTATTAACGATGCACGGTACAACAATGATTTTCCTCGCAGCTATGCCACTCGTGTTTGCATTTATGAACGCCGCAGTACCACTTCAAATTGGAGCACGTGATGTGGCGTTCCCGTTTTTGAATTCACTCGGATTCTGGTTATTTTTCTTTGGTGGAGTATTTTTAAATTTAAGTTGGTTTTTAGGAGGAGCACCTGATGCAGGTTGGACATCGTATGCATCTTTAGCTTTAGCCTCAAAAGGGCATGGTGTTGACTTTTATGTACTCGGCTTGCAAATATCAGGTATTGGTACATTAATTGGAGGTATTAACTTCCTAGTTACAATTATTAATATGCGAGCGCCAGGAATGACCTATATGCGCATGCCGATGTTTACATGGACAACATTTGTAACATCGTCACTTATATTATTCGCATTTCCTCCATTAACTGTAGGATTAGGTCTTTTAATGCTAGATCGCTTATTTGGCACAAGTTTCTTTAATCCGGCATTGGGCGGGAATACAATTATATGGGAGCATTTATTCTGGATCTTCGGTCACCCAGAAGTATACATTCTTATACTCCCAGCTTTCGGAATATTCTCAGAAATCTTCGCCACATTTTCGAAAAAAAGATTATTTGGTTATTCATCGATGGTGTTCGCGACTGTATTAATCGGTTTTTTAGGGTTTATGGTATGGGCGCATCATATGTTTACAGTTGGTCTTGGTCCTGTCGCGAACGCTATCTTTTCAGTTGCAACAATGGCAATTGCAGTTCCGACAGGTATTAAAATATTTAACTGGCTCTTTACAATGTGGGGTGGAAGTATTAGGTTTACGACACCAATGATGTGGGCGGTAGCTTTTATTCCATCATTCGTTATGGGTGGAGTTACAGGCGTTATGCTTGCATCTGCACCAGCTGATTATCAATTTCATGATAATTATTTTGTAGTAGCACATTTTCATTATGTAATTGTCGGCGGTGTTGTATTTGGTTTACTTGCAGGTGCACATTATTATTGGCCACTTATGTTTAATAAGGTATTAAATGAAACGCTAGGAAAAATAACATTTTGGTTATTCTTTATCGGTTTCCATTTAACGTTCTTTATTCAGCATTTCCTTGGATTAATTGGTATGCCACGTCGTTATTACACATACCTAGAGGGACAAGGATTAGAAATGGGGAATATGATTAGTTCTATTGGAGCAGTATTTATGGCTCTTGGCACAATCGTTCTTTTATTCAATGTAATTAAAACGACAGTGTCAAAAGAGAAGGCTGGTCGTGACCCATGGGATGCACGTACATTAGAGTGGACAATGCCAGCACCTACACCGGAATACAATTTCAAACAATTACCATTTGTTCGCGGATTAGATCCGTTTTGGATTGAAAAACGTGAAGGTAATAAAGAGATGACAGCTGCGGAACCAGTTGGTGATATTCATATGCCAAACCCTTCGTTTTCACCGTTTATCATTTCTTTAGGTTTATTTATAGCCGCGTTTGGTGCGATGTATATGCAGGGTGGAAAAGATAAGTTTTGGTTGTTAGTAGCAATTATTGGTTTAATCATTACATTTGGCACAATGTTCCTTCGCTCAGTAGTCGATGATCATGGATATCATATTCATAAAGAAGATTTAGAGGATAAGGGGGGCAAGGCATAA
- the coxB gene encoding cytochrome c oxidase subunit II: protein MKKQWRLLSFVSLLALLLGGCGKAFQSTLIPQGEVAKMQYDLLLLASAIMIGVVLVVTIIFLYVIVRFRQKKGEEDYIPEQVEGNHKLEIIWTVIPIILLLILAVPTVTYTFKLADVSAMEKKNIDKDTIVVDVTANLYWWEFSYKSEKIVTSQDLVIPTGKKVYLNLKGADIKHSFWVPSLAGKMDTNTDNVNKMWLKADKSGTYNGFCTEFCGPSHSLMQFKVKALDESEYKKWLADMKKIDGKKEVASTKAQEGQEIFNKSCIGCHAVGSNDSRPPSARIAPNLANFADRDTVAGIAENNEENLKKWLKDPENMKPGNKMTGKYGNLTDDQINALNAYLQTLKIEK from the coding sequence ATGAAGAAACAGTGGCGACTGCTTTCGTTCGTTTCACTGCTGGCTTTACTGTTAGGGGGATGCGGTAAAGCCTTTCAATCTACTTTAATTCCGCAAGGAGAAGTAGCGAAAATGCAATATGATTTGCTCTTACTAGCGAGTGCAATCATGATAGGAGTAGTACTTGTAGTTACTATTATTTTCTTATATGTAATTGTGCGTTTCCGACAAAAAAAGGGTGAGGAAGATTATATTCCAGAGCAAGTTGAAGGAAATCACAAACTAGAAATTATATGGACAGTTATTCCGATTATTCTTTTGTTAATCTTGGCTGTTCCGACGGTTACATATACATTCAAGCTTGCTGATGTAAGTGCGATGGAGAAAAAGAATATTGATAAAGATACTATCGTTGTTGATGTAACAGCGAATCTTTATTGGTGGGAATTTTCTTATAAATCAGAAAAAATAGTAACTTCTCAAGATTTAGTCATCCCCACAGGTAAGAAAGTGTATTTGAATTTGAAGGGTGCCGATATTAAACATTCGTTTTGGGTTCCATCTTTAGCTGGGAAAATGGATACAAATACAGATAATGTAAACAAAATGTGGTTAAAGGCAGATAAATCGGGCACTTATAATGGTTTTTGTACAGAATTTTGTGGCCCATCACATTCTTTAATGCAATTCAAAGTGAAAGCTCTGGATGAAAGCGAGTACAAAAAATGGCTTGCTGATATGAAGAAGATTGATGGAAAAAAAGAAGTAGCTTCTACAAAGGCGCAAGAAGGCCAAGAAATATTTAATAAAAGCTGTATTGGTTGTCATGCGGTTGGATCAAATGATAGTAGACCACCTTCTGCTCGTATCGCACCGAACCTAGCAAACTTTGCAGATCGCGATACAGTTGCTGGTATTGCCGAAAACAATGAAGAGAACTTAAAAAAATGGCTCAAAGATCCTGAAAATATGAAGCCAGGTAATAAAATGACTGGTAAATATGGCAACTTAACGGATGATCAAATTAATGCATTAAATGCATATTTACAAACGTTAAAGATTGAAAAGTAA
- the ctaB gene encoding protoheme IX farnesyltransferase gives MNHATSELHDESAVSSVPETTRLQDLSALVKMGIVNSNTLTVFTGFWLALHFNGLSVMDHLDKLFFTIVGSALIMAGVCCLNNYIDRDIDPLMERTKNRPTVTGKYKPGFALAFGLVILLLGFAFLLLTTPMAVFISFIGAFTYVVLYTLWTKRKYTLNTVVGSISGAVPPLIGWAAIDPSLNHPIAWMLFLIMFIWQIPHFLALAMKRVDEYRNAGIPMLPVVQGFDITKRQIMIWTVCLLPLPFYMSGLGITFMVIATLLNIGWIVLGFYGFRKQDDIKWSVKMFVYSLNYLTILFVSMIVVTFF, from the coding sequence ATGAACCATGCAACAAGTGAGCTGCATGATGAGTCAGCTGTTTCAAGTGTACCGGAAACAACTCGGTTACAAGATTTATCAGCACTCGTTAAAATGGGGATTGTAAACTCAAATACACTTACTGTATTTACAGGATTTTGGCTGGCTTTACATTTTAATGGATTAAGTGTTATGGACCATCTAGATAAGCTATTTTTCACAATCGTTGGTTCTGCATTAATTATGGCAGGGGTATGTTGTTTAAATAACTACATTGACCGAGATATCGATCCATTAATGGAAAGAACAAAAAATCGTCCAACGGTAACAGGTAAATATAAACCTGGATTTGCACTGGCATTTGGACTTGTAATTTTACTACTTGGATTTGCATTTTTATTACTTACTACACCAATGGCAGTCTTCATCTCATTTATTGGTGCCTTCACATACGTTGTTTTATATACGTTATGGACGAAGAGAAAATATACATTAAATACTGTTGTAGGTAGTATATCAGGAGCAGTTCCACCTTTAATTGGATGGGCGGCAATTGATCCGTCTTTAAATCATCCAATTGCTTGGATGTTATTTTTAATTATGTTTATTTGGCAAATCCCACATTTCCTCGCATTAGCGATGAAACGTGTTGATGAATATCGAAATGCAGGAATCCCAATGCTTCCTGTTGTACAGGGATTTGATATTACGAAACGTCAGATTATGATTTGGACAGTATGTTTATTACCACTACCATTTTATATGAGTGGGCTTGGAATAACATTCATGGTAATTGCAACATTGCTTAACATCGGATGGATCGTACTAGGGTTTTATGGCTTCCGTAAGCAAGATGACATCAAATGGTCCGTAAAAATGTTTGTTTATTCCCTGAATTACTTAACAATCTTATTTGTGTCAATGATTGTAGTTACATTCTTCTAA
- the ctaA gene encoding heme A synthase: MQRFIKWLAVITSLDLLIVLLGGALVTKTGSGQGCGKSWPLCNGELIPSNLSMETIIELSHRLTSGSAGILVTLLCILSWKYYKHVRETKTLAILSFVFLVAQALMGAAAVVWGQMPAVLAIHFGISLISFASVILLTCLIFEIDQKFDARSLIMDKKMKFHIYGVTIYSYIVVYTGALVRHERASLACPDFPLCSKNRPMPTQLHEWVQMGHRVAAMLIFAWILYAMIIAIRHYKQQRVVYWGWIISFILVTLQAVVGVLVVFTNASLAMALLHSLFISCLFAVLCYLVMLGTRSTVNAKEAELTSKQNKTK, encoded by the coding sequence TTGCAACGCTTTATTAAATGGTTAGCAGTCATTACAAGTCTCGATTTACTAATAGTTTTACTAGGAGGCGCTTTAGTTACAAAAACAGGGTCAGGCCAAGGATGCGGTAAATCATGGCCACTTTGTAACGGTGAATTGATTCCATCTAATTTATCAATGGAAACTATTATTGAGCTAAGTCACCGCCTTACATCAGGATCAGCAGGAATCCTTGTTACTCTTCTTTGTATTTTGTCCTGGAAATATTATAAACATGTGCGCGAAACAAAGACGTTAGCAATTTTATCCTTCGTATTTTTAGTGGCCCAAGCATTAATGGGAGCGGCGGCAGTTGTATGGGGACAAATGCCTGCTGTATTAGCTATCCACTTTGGTATTTCCTTAATTTCATTTGCTTCTGTTATCTTGTTAACGTGTCTTATTTTTGAAATTGATCAAAAATTCGATGCACGTTCTCTTATTATGGACAAAAAAATGAAATTTCATATTTACGGTGTAACAATTTACAGTTATATCGTTGTCTACACAGGAGCTCTAGTACGTCACGAACGAGCTAGCCTAGCCTGTCCAGACTTCCCTTTATGTAGCAAAAATAGACCTATGCCAACCCAACTACATGAGTGGGTTCAAATGGGACATAGAGTTGCAGCGATGTTAATTTTCGCTTGGATACTATATGCGATGATTATCGCTATTCGCCATTACAAGCAGCAACGTGTAGTATACTGGGGATGGATCATTTCATTTATCCTTGTTACACTTCAAGCTGTAGTAGGAGTTTTAGTCGTATTTACAAATGCTAGTTTAGCAATGGCATTATTACATTCACTCTTCATTTCTTGCTTGTTCGCTGTACTATGCTATTTAGTTATGTTAGGTACAAGAAGTACAGTCAATGCAAAAGAAGCTGAATTGACTTCCAAGCAAAATAAAACAAAGTAA